One Candidatus Lernaella stagnicola DNA window includes the following coding sequences:
- a CDS encoding BLUF domain-containing protein: MKRIKYVSRFAQTFSKEEIGRLAVQSAEDNVEREITGVLMTSGGMFFQVIEGPDAVIDELYAKITGDPRHKHVLLLSAEAGVETRIFPDWAMKKVDLDVGSEIRTEPLRAIMAAIVQQRAMIDQLSGALERATWAEMVDAG; encoded by the coding sequence ATGAAACGAATCAAGTATGTAAGCCGTTTTGCGCAAACCTTCTCAAAAGAGGAAATAGGCCGGCTTGCGGTTCAGTCTGCGGAAGACAATGTCGAGCGAGAAATCACCGGAGTGCTGATGACCAGCGGCGGTATGTTTTTTCAGGTTATTGAGGGGCCCGACGCGGTGATCGATGAACTATACGCGAAAATCACCGGCGACCCGCGTCACAAGCATGTGTTGTTGCTTTCGGCCGAGGCGGGCGTTGAAACGCGAATTTTTCCGGATTGGGCCATGAAAAAGGTCGATTTGGACGTGGGGTCCGAAATCCGTACCGAACCCCTCCGCGCTATCATGGCCGCGATTGTTCAGCAGCGTGCAATGATCGACCAACTCTCCGGTGCTCTCGAACGAGCCACATGGGCTGAAATGGTCGACGCCGGATAA